In Nymphaea colorata isolate Beijing-Zhang1983 chromosome 5, ASM883128v2, whole genome shotgun sequence, one genomic interval encodes:
- the LOC116254560 gene encoding 16.9 kDa class I heat shock protein 2-like — protein MALISSIFSRRSNPFSMEIWDPFDGIFHSSVSSPSLRAFVSDASAFANTQIDWKETPEAHVFKADLPGLEKNEVTVELEEGNVLKISGNRSRESDEKSGKWHRVERSSGKFLRRFKLPENAMVDQVKAAMEDGVLTVTVPKAPEPKPEIKSIEIAG, from the coding sequence ATGGCTCTGATTTCATCCATCTTCAGTCGACGATCCAATCCCTTCTCCATGGAAATCTGGGATCCCTTCGATGGTATCTTCCACAGCTCTGTTTCCTCCCCTTCTCTGCGAGCTTTCGTAAGCGACGCCTCCGCTTTCGCCAACACTCAGATCGACTGGAAGGAGACGCCAGAAGCCCACGTCTTCAAGGCCGACCTCCCTGGACTCGAGAAGAATGAGGTGACGGTGGAGCTCGAAGAAGGAAATGTGCTCAAGATAAGCGGGAATAGAAGCAGAGAGAGTGATGAGAAGAGCGGAAAGTGGCACCGAGTGGAGAGGAGCAGCGGTAAGTTCCTCCGGCGATTCAAGCTGCCGGAGAATGCGATGGTTGATCAGGTGAAGGCTGCCATGGAGGACGGAGTCCTTACAGTGACTGTGCCTAAAGCACCTGAACCAAAACCGGAGATCAAGTCCATCGAGATCGCCGGTTGA
- the LOC116254093 gene encoding uncharacterized protein LOC116254093, which produces MKKLSPNFDREDALDTVLEVPVPEEMLVARPNAWQSVKTWMRPHKQPSSVFGGRAAEIQLLLGVSGAPLIPLPLHEDEEPGRPMRDDPLESGMAKYIIEQYIAAVGGHVALDRMKSMYAMGKVKMMTSELHTGSKVVKAKNMNKRGEFGGFVLWQKCPDLWCIELVVSGCKISAGSDGKVAWRQTPWHPSHASRGPPRPLRRSLQGLDPKSTASFFSKSVCMGEKTINGEDCFILKLEAESSALRARSSKNVEIMRHTVWGYFSQKTGLVVQFEDSHMLRISGIGDDSIYWETTMLSVIQDYRQVDGILIAHSGRTETSLFRFGESSANHTRTKMEETWTIEEMDFNVCGLSMDCFLPPSDLRVDQDGYEPVIHEPLPGPSSKTGSPRDVFAVSNEETDSTEEDEAEN; this is translated from the exons ATGAAGAAACTCTCCCCAAATTTCGACAGGGAGGACGCCCTGGACACGGTGCTTGAGGTGCCGGTTCCGGAGGAGATGCTCGTCGCCCGCCCAAATGCTTGGCAGAGCGTGAAGACGTGGATGAGGCCCCATAAGCAGCCCTCGTCCGTCTTCGGGGGCCGCGCCGCCGAGATTCAGCTTCTTCTTGGTGTCAGCGGCGCTCCGCTGATCCCCCTCCCTCTCCATGAGGATGAAGAACCCGGTCGGCCCATGAGAGACGACCCTCTG GAGTCGGGCATGGCCAAGTACATAATAGAACAGTACATTGCTGCAGTAGGAGGGCATGTGGCTCTGGACAGGATGAAGAGCATGTACGCGATGGGCAAAGTAAAGATGATGACCTCGGAGCTTCACACGGGCAGTAAGGTTGTGAAGGCAAAGAACATGAACAAGAGAGGGGAGTTCGGTGGGTTCGTGCTGTGGCAGAAGTGTCCGGATCTGTGGTGCATAGAGTTGGTGGTGTCCGGCTGCAAGATTAGCGCCGGGAGTGACGGGAAGGTGGCTTGGAGACAGACCCCCTGGCACCCATCTCACGCCTCTAGAGGCCCACCACGGCCACTCCGTCGGTCATTACAG ggtttggatccaaaatctacTGCAAgctttttctcaaaatctgtATGCATGGGCGAGAAGACTATCAATGGCGAGGATTGCTTCATCCTTAAGCTCGAAGCAGAATCGTCAGCATTACGTGCTCGAAGTAGCAAAAATGTGGAGATCATGAGACACACAGTCTGGGGATACTTCAGCCAAAAGACTGGTCTAGTGGTCCAGTTTGAAGACTCCCATATGCTTCGAATCAGCGGCATTGGAGATGACAGCATATACTGGGAGACCACCATGTTGTCAGTGATACAAGATTACAGACAGGTTGATGGCATCCTGATAGCCCATTCAGGCCGGACAGAGACCTCATTGTTTCGGTTTGGTGAGTCGTCGGCGAACCACACCAGAACAAAAATGGAAGAGACATGGACCATAGAGGAGATGGACTTTAATGTGTGTGGCTTGTCAATGGACTGTTTCTTGCCTCCCTCTGACCTCAGGGTGGATCAAGATGGATACGAACCAGTCATCCATGAACCACTTCCTGGGCCGAGCTCGAAAACGGGTTCACCAAGAGATGTTTTTGCTGTTAGCAATGAGGAGACAGACTCAACggaagaagatgaagcagaGAACTAA